Below is a window of Diaminobutyricibacter sp. McL0608 DNA.
GCCGGAAACTTGGGATCAATTCGCTCAGGACGCGAAGCAGCTCAAATCGAAAACAGGTGCCGACATCGCGTCGCTAGATTCTGGCAATCCTGCCCAGCTGATTGGACTTCTTTGGCAAGCTGGGGCGCGTCCCTTTAGCTACGACGGAAAGAAGACCGTCGGTGTCGATCTCGATTCAGCAACAAGTAAGAAGGTTGTCGCGTATTGGCAGGGCCTGATCAAAGACGGTCTTGTTAGCACAGGCGCGGCGCTGACGAACGACTGGTATCAGAGTATCAACGGAGGGAAAATCGCCAGTTGGCAGACCGCGGCGTGGGGTCCGGGTGTTCTGCAGGGCGCAGCGGCAAGCACGAGCGGCAAGTGGACCGTCACCGCGCTCCCGCAGTGGACTCAGGGGGCAGATGTAGGAAGCAACTGGGGCGGTGGCGGAGACGTGATTCTGAAGAACTCCAAGAATCCGATCGCCACATACGAGTTTCTGAAATTCATCGATTCCGACGCCGACACCACGCTCCACGATGCCGTTGTTAATGGCCAGTCTCCTGTAACAGAGTCGACGCTCAACAATCCCGAATACACAGACGCTAAGTCTGCATTCCTCGGCGGACAGCAGGTGAACAAGGTCTACGCTTCGATCTCGAGGGCTGTCGGCTCTGACTTCGAATGGCCCCCGTTCATGGACTACGTGTCTTCCGAGTATGTCTCGACCGTAGGGGCCGCCATGACAAGCAACGGGGATATGGTTTCAGCCCTCAGCAAATGGCAGCAGAACGTGGTTGCTTACGCTAAGGATCAGGGCTTCACGGTCAAGTAGCGTCAGCCCAGGGGCGAGGCGCGGCTGATGACGCGCCTCGTCCCCAACTCGATTGGAGACACCATGGTTTCGACTGCGGTGGAAAAGTCGCGCAAGCGCAACGTCCTTCACGGCCCTCAAAGAAGAGCGGTTTGGGGTCTGGTGACACCGTTTCTCCTAGCATTCCTTGCGCTCTTCGTCTCGCCACTCGTCTATTCCGCGTACCTCAGCCTGTTCAGGTCCGAACTAGTCGGAGGCATTAGCTTTGCCGGACTCGAGAATTACACCCGGGTCCTGACCGATCCCAACTTCTGGTTTGGCTTCGGAAGAGTCGCCCTGATCCTGCTGATTCAGGTGCCGCTTGCGCTCGGCGTGGCAATACTCCTTGCGCTCATTTTTGACACCAATCGAGTGCGAGGCGGGAAATTTGCTCGGCTTTCCATCTTCTTGCCATATGCGGTTCCCAGCGTCATCGCAACTCTTATGTGGGGTTACATCTACGGGTCGAACTACGGTCTTGTCACGCAGATACTGAAGTTCCTCGGTCTCGGGCCAGTGGATCTCTTGAGCAGCTCCAACATCCTGGGGTCGATAATGAACATCCTGTCGTGGGAATTCATTGGCTACAACATGATCATTCTCTATTCCGCGCTGCGGGCGGTGCCGACGGACTTGTACGACGCTGCAGAGATAGATGGTGCCGGTCAATGGCGCATAGCTTGGAGTATCAAGCTGCCGGCAATCCGTCCCGCGATTGTGCTCACGATCATGTTCTCGATAATCGGGTCCTTCCAGGTATTCAATGAACCAAACTTGCTCAGTCTGCTAGCGCCGTCAGCAATCGGTTCGAATTTCACGCCCAATCTCTACGCCTACAACTCGGCGTTCAAGAACCAGGATGTGAACTACGCCGCGGCGATCGCATTTCTCTTGGGTCTGATAACCGTG
It encodes the following:
- a CDS encoding extracellular solute-binding protein, whose product is MKTALTRTSALALAVLFAAAGLSGCSSASGGGASPASSADIAKAMNTPTTLTYWTWGAGTEYEVAKFEAKYPKIKVNVVNVGVGTAEYQKLRAAMSAGTGGPDAAFIEFNELPSFRLTGSLVNLAQFDANSVKQKFVPFAWGQVADSAGVWALPVGSGPMASMWRTDILSNAGIATPPETWDQFAQDAKQLKSKTGADIASLDSGNPAQLIGLLWQAGARPFSYDGKKTVGVDLDSATSKKVVAYWQGLIKDGLVSTGAALTNDWYQSINGGKIASWQTAAWGPGVLQGAAASTSGKWTVTALPQWTQGADVGSNWGGGGDVILKNSKNPIATYEFLKFIDSDADTTLHDAVVNGQSPVTESTLNNPEYTDAKSAFLGGQQVNKVYASISRAVGSDFEWPPFMDYVSSEYVSTVGAAMTSNGDMVSALSKWQQNVVAYAKDQGFTVK
- a CDS encoding carbohydrate ABC transporter permease — its product is MTRLVPNSIGDTMVSTAVEKSRKRNVLHGPQRRAVWGLVTPFLLAFLALFVSPLVYSAYLSLFRSELVGGISFAGLENYTRVLTDPNFWFGFGRVALILLIQVPLALGVAILLALIFDTNRVRGGKFARLSIFLPYAVPSVIATLMWGYIYGSNYGLVTQILKFLGLGPVDLLSSSNILGSIMNILSWEFIGYNMIILYSALRAVPTDLYDAAEIDGAGQWRIAWSIKLPAIRPAIVLTIMFSIIGSFQVFNEPNLLSLLAPSAIGSNFTPNLYAYNSAFKNQDVNYAAAIAFLLGLITVIVSFAFQTAANRRASRS